GACGAGATGCAGCAAGGCGTCAAGCTCGACGGCGATATCGGCCGGCAGATCAGTCCCACCGAAGGCAAGTCGAAAGCCGGACGCGGCGGCGGCACGTTCCGCGGTGCGATCAAGGTGAAACACGAAGACGCGAACGGGCCGGGCCGCAAGGAAGTGTTGAAGGGCAAGCTGGGCGAAGGCAAAACCACGATGCAGATCCTGGAAGATGTCGAGGAAAACAATCGCGCGACGTACAACGAGCTGTTGGCCGATTATCGGAAAGACGCGTTGGAGCGGCTCAACGACCCGACCATTCCGGCCTCGGTGAAAGCGTACGTGCAGCGATATCTGGCTTCTATCGGCTCGCAGAAAGAATAACCGGGCCGGTATCTGGTATCCGCCATTGGCGGTATGTCGATTGTCACGGTTCGAAATATGGGTTGGCGCATTTAACGAAGTCCAGGGGGGAGTTCGCTTTTGGGCAAACTGTTTGACGAGGAATTCCTGAAGAAGCTGGAGTACCTCTACGTGCTGTCGAAGAAGCTTTTTGCCGGCAAGCAGCGCGCACAAACAAGGTCCAAGAAAATCGGCTGGGGTATGGAGTTCGCCGACTACCGCGACTACACCCCGGGCGACGATCCCCGCTACCTGGATTGGAATCTGTACGCCCGCGTCGGCACGCTGGTGACCAAGCTGTTCCACGAAGAGGAAAACCTCAACGTCTACTTCCTGCTCGACGCCAGCCTCTCCATGGATTACGGGCATCCATCCAAGTTCGAATACGCGAAAAAAGTCGCCGCCGCGCTCGGGTACGTATCGTTGTCGAACCTGGACACCGTGGCCATTCAGCCCTTCGGCGGCGAACTGCTGGCCCCGCTCGAACCCATTCGCGGCAAGGGCCGCGTGATGAAAATGTTCGAGTACCTCGAAAACCTGCCGCCCGCACCG
The window above is part of the Candidatus Lernaella stagnicola genome. Proteins encoded here:
- a CDS encoding DUF58 domain-containing protein, which gives rise to MGKLFDEEFLKKLEYLYVLSKKLFAGKQRAQTRSKKIGWGMEFADYRDYTPGDDPRYLDWNLYARVGTLVTKLFHEEENLNVYFLLDASLSMDYGHPSKFEYAKKVAAALGYVSLSNLDTVAIQPFGGELLAPLEPIRGKGRVMKMFEYLENLPPAPRTDIAKAVSAFVAKTKTKGLLVVISDFWDEEGYERALKTAYSAGFDLSAVCLHHDYEAEPKWRGNVTMADSETGKRLQVTISNRTLKKYHAEYESYLERLRTVCHVLHCHYLYARTSLPFEDMILNVFRQGHFIK